CTCCTTTGAAGAAAACAGACACTCAGCTAGCATTTTGCAGCGTCGGAGAACTACCCAATATAGATACTTACACCCGTTCTCAACGATACTGGTATTAGCTGACAGGTAGCAACTGGTTGTTGGATTCACTGGTACGTTTTTCCATTGTGTTTCAACCAACCCGGTACATGTACACCTTGAGGGTCATGGTGCGTCCAATGAATGACGCCGCCTTGCGAATTCCACTCATACTCTCCGTAGAACTCCACAGTATCGCCTCTATTTAGAGAAGAAATCCTGGGTGCCAAGTCAATGTTGTGAGCTATTAGCAATGTTCGACCAGAGTTCAATCGCAAGATGAATCGCTGGTGGCGAGAACCGTCGTTGTCGTCAGCTAAAATCTTCACGATCTCACCACTTCCTTGTACCTGAAGATCGCTCTGACGCTGTTCGAAAGCTTCTTCAAGAACAGAATCCCCGGACGAACTTGGAGAACCGATACGATCCTCTAGTCCTAGATCATTCCAAACGTAGTATGCCGCAATAAGTATCGCGACAAGCGATAGTACTCTCTTCAAAGATATGCCGATTCGCGTGACGCTCACATCAGTGTCGGGGCTTTGCCGCGCCCGCCTGCAGGCGCTTGTAAGGTTGCAGGGTCATGCATCAGGGTCCCGTGCTAATCGACTAGCTACTAATACTACGGTGATGAATGCCACGACAACGATAATTCCGATGACCAATGTAGAGTGTACTCCCATCTGCCAAGCTATGAATGGAGGTGCTAGAAACGAAGCAATGGCTACCAGTATCGCGATATAAACTTTTTGATGCCCAAAATTCCAGGTCCACCCAAAGGGCAGCAAATTCCTTACTATGATACGAGGATCATCGTTACAGCAGTACACGATTCCCAGTTTCCAGTTAGCCGGATCTGTTCGCATTGTTTCATACTTTGACATCAGACTACCTACTGACACCTAACAACCCAATTATAAAGCTTTTAACCCGATAAAATACTGGTTTGCGCGGCGCTGGCTGATGATTTTGAAAGTGCCTCGGGCCAGTACTTCGACAACGACGAGGATCGGTTTGCCCCGCCTCATTCCGATAAGCTCGATACAAAAAATCGGAAGATATTGTGCGCGCTATCGAGGCGGTCCTGATTGAAAAAGCATAGAAGGCCCGGTTTTTTGGAAGTCGGCAGACCTTAGCCAGAATAGACTGACCAGATAGCGGTAGCAATTTCCACTTTCTGTTGAACACTGTTAAGCACTCACGAGCTTCCAGCATTGATAAATTCACCTTATTCGCAGACCCGGCAATAAACCAATTTACTTTGTGGAAAAGAATGGCCGGGCATATACTTACCTGTTCGAGTGTGCTGGCGCCCAATGGGGGCAGGTACATCAAGATATACTCCTCATTGGAACTCCGGTAACACACCCTGTAACCAGATAGAGGAGAATGTTATGTCAATGCGCGACCAGTTTGACAAACTCAATAATGCATATGCTGGCGCTACCGAAGCGGGAGATGCGGAGGTTTTATCCCGTTTGTTTACCGAGGATGCGATGCACCTGTCACCCGGAAATCCCCCAGCCGTTGGGCGACAAGCCATCCAGAAGAGCCACGAAAAGGAACTGCAAGATTCGGGTGGAGGCTACAATTTGATCATCAAAACTCTGGACTTTCAGGATCAGGGAGACACTGGATACGCGGTGGGTACCTGGGAAACCGAGGATCAAAGCGGTAATTGGCTGGATGTGGTTGAGCGCCAAAGCGATGATTCATTGCTGTACAGCAGAATATGCTGGAACGAGAGCTAAAACGACTTTTACGCTGTCCCACTGAGTTCAGCCGTCGGCGCGTTACTCAGTTTAATCCCTCACCATCCTGGTAAGAGCGATTTAACTGACTCAGGGTGTTGCTCCTGTGAGCCGCCCAGCGTATAGATCTGGCCGATCAGAAAAAAATTTTGGACGATGGCCTGCGGTAGGCAGACGAATACAAACTTTTAAGAAAAAAAAAGCATAATCTGTCTGAAGCTCGGAGTATTCGGGACGAGGCTAGCTAAAGGTCTGCGACCTTCGCAGCTTTGTCGTGCCAGCGCTCGACGACGTCGC
This genomic interval from Gammaproteobacteria bacterium contains the following:
- a CDS encoding DUF4440 domain-containing protein codes for the protein MSMRDQFDKLNNAYAGATEAGDAEVLSRLFTEDAMHLSPGNPPAVGRQAIQKSHEKELQDSGGGYNLIIKTLDFQDQGDTGYAVGTWETEDQSGNWLDVVERQSDDSLLYSRICWNES
- a CDS encoding DUF3465 domain-containing protein → MGSPSSSGDSVLEEAFEQRQSDLQVQGSGEIVKILADDNDGSRHQRFILRLNSGRTLLIAHNIDLAPRISSLNRGDTVEFYGEYEWNSQGGVIHWTHHDPQGVHVPGWLKHNGKTYQ